The Neodiprion fabricii isolate iyNeoFabr1 chromosome 4, iyNeoFabr1.1, whole genome shotgun sequence genome window below encodes:
- the LOC124181444 gene encoding keratin, type II cytoskeletal 2 epidermal-like: MKLACTLCGLFVAVAVVNAGPVKRQAVDDLNPLNEVYVVEADGDAATDNERGDRDKRKIGIIKLGATNGIINFVFGKLDSFLDAKTNALAALEEGNKAKNAAFGIDNTQSATSQFISNLISQKIQAGTASIGPLISGATSFISTASSGIGNAVASKIAPLSSLSGGLSGGSSDGSAGGGLLGGLSGGLGGILSSKIQTISSLSSGSGGLGGLLGGLSGGSGDTGGSAGGSTDFGTGSSSGEASAGAGLSLGGSTGGGVNLGAFANLNGGTIATTTEDIPEFDRVHVSLDVPPPVFGNGFTLITNVSKVLSSVITNSARRTQNVLEVFKPFFRGAFAIKGLPSDNPK, translated from the exons atgaaactagCGTGTACGTTGTGTGGGCTGTTCGTGGCAGTGGCCGTTGTCAACGCCGGTCCCGTCAAGAGACAAGCTGTGGATGATCTGAATCCCCTCAACGAA GTATATGTGGTCGAGGCTGACGGAGATGCTgccactgacaatgagagggGAGACAGGGATAAGAGGAAAATTGGCATCATCAAACTGGGTGCCACAAATGGGATCATCAACTTCGTCTTCggg aaactaGACTCCTTCTTAGACGCGAAGACGAATGCACTTGCCGCGTTAGAGGAAGGAAACAAAGCCAAGAACGCGGCATTCGGCATTGACAATACTCAATCAGCTACCAGCCAATTCATCAGTAATCTGATATCTCAGAAGATCCAAGCCGGCACTGCGAGCATCGGTCCTCTAATATCCGGTGCCACTTCCTTCATTTCAACCGCTAGCAGCGGAATCGGAAATGCGGTTGCATCAAAAATCGCCCCCCTTAGCTCCTTGTCAGGCGGACTCTCAGGAGGTAGCAGCGATG GCTCTGCTGGAGGTGGACTCCTTGGTGGCCTCAGTGGTGGCCTCGGAGGAATCTTGTCCTCAAAAATCCAGACGATTTCCAGTCTCAGCAGCGGAAGCGGCGGTCTGGGAGGTCTTCTAGGCGGCCTTAGCGGCGGAAGTGGAGATACTGGAGGATCCGCCGGTGGCTCGACTGATTTTGGCACTGGATCCAGTAGCGGTGAGGCAAGCGCAGGAGCAGGACTCAGCCTAGGAGGTTCAACCGGTGGCGGCGTGAACCTCGGCGCCTTCGCCAACCTTAACGGCGGG ACCATCGCAACGACGACCGAGGATATTCCTGAATTTGACAGGGTTCACGTCTCTCTGGATGTTCCACCGCCTGTGTTCGGCAACGGATTCACTCTCATCACCAACGTCAGCAAGGTGTTGAGCAGCGTAATAACG AATTCAGCCCGCAGAACACAGAACGTTTTGGAAGTATTCAAGCCCTTCTTCCGCGGAGCTTTCGCAATCAAAGGCCTACCTTCCGACAATCcgaaatag